The Calliopsis andreniformis isolate RMS-2024a chromosome 5, iyCalAndr_principal, whole genome shotgun sequence nucleotide sequence ATTTTCAGCAGTTCAATTCCTTACCTAGTCAGATAataaaaaagcaattaaaaaaaaaaaaacaggtcCCATGTCCCAACTAAGTCTGTACTGGAACTACTAACCTTTCTTCTCCATTATTTATTTGGATCTATGTTACCAGATTTGTAAAAAAAAGAAGTAACTTGGTGGTCAGCAAAGAATTTCACGGAGTAATTTCGTATAAACGATGTCGGAAATACGAAGCACATTTTATGATAAAGGATGGCGATGATTAATAATTAGTAATAACGACGGCaaagaaaatataataatgaGATGTTTCCGAATATCGCAGATATAGGATTTATTTTCCGTATAAtaattagaaaatataattaaGCCGAGCTAAATTATCATGTCTGTTGGATGTTCTTGTGAATCAGATGTTAAAAGTAGCTCCTGTAGTTTACTTTCTTTGTTCACGGAGCTCGCCGTGGTCGAGAATGACGCATCGCGGGCTTGTTCACCACCGTTGATCTGTCACCTTTCCTACGAAACTCTTTACGATGGGAAAAGTGACGGAGCAACCACTTCGATAAACGAAATATACGAATGTCAAAAAAATGTGGCGAACGTGTAACTTCTTGCACACGAAAGGCCACTCGTCGCGATTCTCTACCAATTCTATTATTCTTAATCGTTGGCTGCGattttatagaaaatattgCGGGCTGTGATGATAACTGAACGCTGTTCTCGCGCAAGAAACGCGAAGAAGGAAAGTAAACTACCCCGGCTACTATGCGCCGACGTTCATCTGGCGGGGAGTATATACGGAAACTAGTTATTTCTTTTTCTGGGCCTTCTCGGCAGCCTTGGTGACCTTGCCCGTGGCGTCCTTGAAATTAACGGCTTTGATGACACCAACGGCCACCGTTTGACGCATGTCACGGACAGCGAAACGTCCCAAGGGTGGAAACTCTTGGAAAGCCTCGACGCACATGGGCTTGCTCGGTACGAGGTTCACAATGGCAGCGTCTCCAGATTTGATAGATTTTGGATTCTCTTCAGTGGTCTTTCCGGTACGACGATCGCACTTCTCCTTGATTTCAGCGAACTTACACGCGATGTGAGCAGTGTGACAATCCAACACTGGTGTGTAACCGTTGCTGATTTGACCAGGGTGGTTCAGCACAATGACCTGCGCAATAGAAACATCAAATGCATAAGtatttttagaaatttgaacACAAAATTATGATATACcaaaaatagtaataataaaaaaaagaggaacaaaaatgaaattgaaatgAGTAGCACTCAGACGTCTTCAGCCATCACCAGATCCTAGGGATCTTCCGGTGGAAACCGCGAATGAAGTTTATAGGTTTTCATCATTGTGCAAATCAATTACGATTGAAATTTTGTTTCAAAATGATTGCTAGTATGTGAAGTACGTACCTGTGCGGTGAAATCAGCAGCACCCTTGGGTGGGTTGTTTTTGGAGTCTCCAGCTACGTAACCACGTCTCAACTCTTTAACAGACACGTTCTTCACGTTGAAACCAACGTTGTCACCAGGGACAGCCTCTTGCAAAGCTTCGTGGTGCATTTCGACGGACTTAACTTCAGTGGTCAGACCCGCGGGGGCGAATGTGACAACCATACCTGGTTTCAGAACACCAGTCTCAACACGACCAACTGGTACTGTTCCAATACCACCAATTTTGTAGACGTCCTGTAATCAAATCACACATAATTATTATACAGCTTTTAAAACGATTTTTAATCTGGTACAGACTATTGTAGTCAGACAGCTCTGACCATCACCAGATTAAAAAATCCTCCGGTGGAAACCGCGAATGAGACAGTAGTGTTATCATCATGAAAAAAAGAGTGGAAATAAGAAGAGTCGTAAGTGCCAAAATTATAACTACGAGGAAAACAATTTACTGATATTGGCCTTAAAAACAATTCCTTTTTTTTACAATGGCACctacaatttttttttcatttccactATTCTGATGTTTATATATAGTGGAGATCACTAATACGAAATTTACCTGAAGGGGAAGACGAAGAGCCTTGTCTGTAGGTCTCGTAGGTGGAAGGATGGCATCGAGAGCTTCAATGAGGGTCTTTCCTTCTGCCTTGCCTTCTTTGcggtcaacactccatcctttgAACCAGGGCATTTTAGCAGAAGCTTCCAACATATTGTCACCGTTCCATCCAGAAATTGGCACGAATGCAACTGCAGCAGGGTTGTAACCAATTTTCTTGATGTAGGACGATACTTCTTTCTTAATTTCCTCGAATCGAGTCTCGGAGTATGGTGGCTCGGTGGAGTCCATCTTGTTGACACCAACGATCAGCTGTTTCACACCAAGAGTAAAAGCGAGCAAAGCGTGCTCACGGGTTTGTCCATTCTTTGAAATACCAGCTTCGAACTCTCCAGTACCGGCGGCGACGATTAAGACGGCACAGTCAGCTTGCGAGGTACCAGTAATCATGTTCTTAATGAAATCTCTGTGTCCCGGAGCATCAATGATGGTAACATAGTACTTGGAGGTTTCGAATTTCCACAGGGCAATGTCAATAGTGATACCACGTTCACGTTCAGCCTTCAGCTTGTCCAATACCCAAGCGTATTTGAAGGAACCTTTGCCCATCTAAAAATCGGTAATAATTCAATTTAGACTATATAATTGTATGTTAAATTTCTGATGtaaaaagcagttatatttgaTCACTGTGCCAAACTCTGTTATCAGTGACATCAATTTAACTCTTAGCATATCAAGGTGGAATTACTCGTAGACTTCAATGGGATcaaattcaaatcttcaaaatttGTATTTGAATTCGCGAGTATCTTGATACAATAAGAGTTAATATCCTGAGTTGAATTTTGAAGTTAGATTGAAGTGTCTGTATTAGACGCATGTTATACTTACTTCCTGGGCCTCCTTCTCGAACTTCTCAATAGTACGTTTGTCGATACCACCACATTTGTAGATCAAGTGACCAGTGGTGGTGGACTTGCCAGAGTCGACGTGTCCAATGACGACAATGTTAATGTGAATCTTCTCTTTACCCATATTGAATGCTTAGTGAGACTGCTAATAAATCTGTAAAAAAGAAAAGGACAAATATAtaatcatttatattttcaacgAATGTTGAAtagttaatatgat carries:
- the Ef1a-f2 gene encoding elongation factor 1-alpha F2; its protein translation is MGKEKIHINIVVIGHVDSGKSTTTGHLIYKCGGIDKRTIEKFEKEAQEMGKGSFKYAWVLDKLKAERERGITIDIALWKFETSKYYVTIIDAPGHRDFIKNMITGTSQADCAVLIVAAGTGEFEAGISKNGQTREHALLAFTLGVKQLIVGVNKMDSTEPPYSETRFEEIKKEVSSYIKKIGYNPAAVAFVPISGWNGDNMLEASAKMPWFKGWSVDRKEGKAEGKTLIEALDAILPPTRPTDKALRLPLQDVYKIGGIGTVPVGRVETGVLKPGMVVTFAPAGLTTEVKSVEMHHEALQEAVPGDNVGFNVKNVSVKELRRGYVAGDSKNNPPKGAADFTAQVIVLNHPGQISNGYTPVLDCHTAHIACKFAEIKEKCDRRTGKTTEENPKSIKSGDAAIVNLVPSKPMCVEAFQEFPPLGRFAVRDMRQTVAVGVIKAVNFKDATGKVTKAAEKAQKKK